In Candidatus Zixiibacteriota bacterium, a genomic segment contains:
- a CDS encoding ATP-binding protein, whose protein sequence is MAFSQDFDESYSRLKAALGNLLEGRSPEVIVPQGGDYPLLVLETPGDSVGFAVVNGTPEPAFASAYDSFKRLYRQKHTAWKERNLSFVVCRSEPESTHDAFFSSIETDVYFCRKYVVWLHRDQAELVRELLRLPFLPLQEGRAGSVLRPPSAQTLLQNLNVSAQLARQIIVPLEYSANRIVDQLLTGKELLPAIGTGVDPDVQHQVQPTERTRIRSVEIEAFRAYRKRQEFDVDADVVVFYGQNGLGKTSFFDALDYVCTGRIGRLCRRRISQNDFMDLARHLGSSVSEGFRVYAGQPGGYGLLSAT, encoded by the coding sequence ATGGCATTCTCCCAAGACTTCGACGAATCATATAGCAGACTCAAGGCAGCACTCGGGAACCTCCTTGAGGGGCGGAGCCCTGAAGTCATAGTGCCGCAAGGCGGTGACTACCCGTTGCTCGTGCTGGAAACTCCCGGCGATTCAGTCGGGTTTGCCGTCGTGAACGGCACACCAGAGCCTGCATTCGCTTCCGCGTATGACTCATTCAAGCGTCTCTACCGCCAGAAGCATACTGCTTGGAAAGAACGGAATCTGTCCTTTGTCGTCTGCCGATCAGAACCTGAATCCACCCATGATGCATTCTTCAGCTCGATAGAAACAGATGTCTATTTCTGCCGGAAATACGTTGTCTGGTTACATCGCGACCAAGCTGAACTCGTGCGAGAACTTCTACGGTTGCCGTTCCTGCCGCTCCAAGAAGGCCGTGCAGGTAGTGTCCTGCGGCCACCCTCGGCGCAAACGCTCCTGCAGAATCTGAACGTAAGTGCTCAGCTTGCTCGCCAGATCATCGTTCCCCTAGAGTACTCCGCAAACCGTATTGTGGATCAGCTGCTCACAGGAAAAGAGCTGCTACCCGCCATCGGTACTGGCGTTGACCCCGATGTGCAGCACCAAGTCCAACCCACAGAACGCACGCGAATCAGAAGTGTGGAAATCGAGGCATTCCGTGCCTACAGGAAGAGGCAAGAATTCGATGTTGATGCGGATGTGGTCGTCTTTTATGGACAAAACGGCCTCGGCAAGACCTCCTTCTTTGACGCACTTGACTACGTTTGTACGGGGCGAATTGGACGTCTCTGTCGCCGCCGTATCAGTCAGAATGACTTCATGGATCTTGCGCGCCATCTGGGCTCATCGGTCAGCGAAGGGTTCCGTGTCTATGCAGGTCAGCCAGGGGGATACGGTTTGCTCAGTGCGACGTAG